In Campylobacter sp. 2014D-0216, the following proteins share a genomic window:
- the recR gene encoding recombination mediator RecR, producing MKSLEKFNELVEAFSALPTIGKKTALRLAYHVCIKDPLLGAKLAYSVEESIRMIRKCTQCGSLSENELCEICSSEERNEQIICIVQDPKDVLVLEDSGSFDGLYFVLDDTSEENITRLRNMIQSKNSKEIFFAFTQGLNSDAIVFFIEEKLKDLDLSFSQIAQGIPSGVSLENVDFISLHKAINHRTKLD from the coding sequence TTGAAAAGTTTAGAAAAATTTAATGAATTAGTTGAAGCCTTTTCAGCACTCCCTACCATAGGTAAAAAAACAGCATTAAGACTTGCTTATCATGTGTGTATAAAAGATCCGCTGTTGGGTGCGAAATTAGCATATAGTGTCGAAGAATCTATTCGAATGATTAGAAAATGCACACAATGTGGTTCCTTAAGTGAAAACGAATTGTGTGAGATTTGTTCTAGTGAAGAGAGAAATGAGCAAATCATTTGCATTGTTCAAGATCCAAAAGATGTTTTGGTTTTAGAAGATAGTGGAAGTTTTGATGGCTTGTATTTTGTTTTAGATGATACTAGTGAAGAAAATATCACAAGATTAAGAAATATGATACAAAGTAAAAATTCCAAAGAAATCTTTTTCGCTTTTACGCAGGGTTTAAATTCTGATGCGATTGTTTTTTTTATAGAAGAAAAGTTAAAAGATCTTGATTTGAGTTTTTCACAAATCGCGCAAGGAATTCCAAGTGGCGTTAGCTTGGAAAATGTTGACTTTATATCACTGCACAAGGCAATCAATCATAGAACCAAGCTTGATTAA